CGTACCATACAATGATCCGTACTCAAAATTCCCCAAACTGTGAACAGTAAAATCGCATATGAACTGTacccaaaatttccaaaaatcaaaTAGTGGTTCTCTGTTgcataaaaattaaaaaagaaattacaTGTTTtataatctattttaattggatttataAAAAAACTGTCTAGAATTGAAACTAATTCTGAGAAaagttacttttataacttttaacaattgttagaccctaaaataaattcttaaaaaattgaaaaaaaaatcacaatattCTTTCTCATatgattaatttttaaaattatttttagctagtgaaaaagtaagtttatttataatattttatttatatacatttttatcatacTATATAGTGCATTCAACATCTCCCTATTCAATCAATCAAACAGAATCTTATACAAATCATTCTATttcatacaaccaaccaaacacattctTATACCATTCTATACATCCAAACAAATAACCTACTTATACCACCTTATCCAGCACTGTCCCGTTTAGCACCATCACATACTATTCAACTTCATTTAACCAACCAAACCCTACATAAGTAATCCCTCCCGTCCAAAATAAATATAGTTTTGATATCAATATAGTCTCTAAAATACAActttaactatttttttattataatatattgataaaacatagtaaaaatatactattataaaGTAATTTTTGAGACAAATATATCTatgttatttttaaatattcaaacttaataaaaataataatttataattaaaatttaaaagaatTAACTGTATCTATACCCATTTGAAATGGAGGAAGTAACACGACTCTCACTTGAGTCATGGTCTCTGTAGACTTGTGAAATGTAGCATCGGCATCTTCCCCGGCAGGCAGCGTCCGATTCCGCATTATTCCCCTCGGCCCCCTGGCCGTGGTTGGTACAAAGAAGACCCCGGCCAGCCCACACCAAACCTCGCACGCGAGCTCGGTTCCAGCCTTGTAAGTCGAACGGGCAGGATGAGCTCCGGCGGCTGCTCGACGTGCCTCGAGGTCATCTTCGCCGTCGTCCTCCCGCCGCTCGGCGTCTTCTTCCGCTACGGCTGCTGCAGCGTAAGAGCCCACCTCCGCACACCATGCACGCATTTGAGATGGACGACACGGCTGGTCGCTGCTTAATTATCTCTTGTGCCGCTGTTCCTTAACTTACAGCCGGAGTTCTTCATCTCCCTGGTGCTGACGGTCCTCGGCTACGTCCCCGGCATCATCTACTCCCTCTGGGTCATCCTCCGGACGCCGCCGGAGCCGCCGGGCATCGACGGGGACCGGCCGTACGACATGCTCGCCTGACGCGCTTGTACATCTCGATTGCCCCCTCCAGCTCGGTACTCTGGCTCGGGAACACGTAGTCTATACAAACACGCTGCTGTAGTTGCTGTACTTCGTCGCGATTTCTGATGAGCTGTAGGTAGGAGGTAGTTGTTCAGAACACCATTGATtgcattttttctctcttttttttgcgtCTTTGCTCTTTCCAAATGATTGATTGCTTGGATTGGTGGCATGCTGTGTAATTGGTATAGTTCGGTTGCTAATTCTTTGAGGTATGAATCTGTCGACAGCAAAGGAGCTGGTAGTCCATTTGTCGATAATGCAACAGTTGCTAATTGGCAACTGATAAGATGCATCGATGTATTCGTGTACAAACCTGGATTATAAAAATGCAGTTGGAAAAGAAATTTACGGAGTTATGAAGTTACAAATTCAGCTTCCAATTTCTGAGTCTAGTGTGCAGTTTCTTAGCTTTTCTTTCAGGTGTTGACTGTTGAGTTGCTGACTTTTACGAGTTCAGacttcttcttttaacttacgagttcagacttcagagttcTAGCCACGTACGGTTGTAAAATACATAAGCCATGTACTACACAAATAGTGCTAGGAAATTGGCTTATGCCTGGACTTAATGTGCCTGATCAGTATTATTGAGGAACTGTTGCAGAGCATAAGCCTTCTTGAAAAAGAGACAGAAGACTGAAGAATACTCTGCACAGAAATGCATCAGAAAATATCATAGACTGCATGGTAGATGGAAGGTGGCAGTAGGTCGGGTCGGGTTGGGGCCCACGGGTTTCAGACCTGACAAGAGCAGGTTCGGGTGTACCCCATAGAGTTATCGGGTCGGGGCCTGACCTGGTCGGGTTCGGGTTCTTTTTTGCACCCGCGTGTAAGAAACCGTTCAGATAATATTTCAATTAgtcactaagtcgatcatttgtgtaatcacgactctcatgactaaccaaaatatcaCCCCGGTAGTCACATCATGTGTTTTCTTACAGGGTTGGAACACAtgtctttacaacaagcacatcatcatgGAATATAATAAAAagtgagtaattaaaaataagttacaagtctttaggtAATTCAAGCTTTACAGCAAAATACATGATTCGAACATATGTAGAGTAATTAAGCAACAGAAAGTACACAACTACAAAAGATGGGTAGTACCAGTTGCACTAAGGCGTCACCCCTAAAATATCCACATACGAATAGTAGGCACTACTCCTACCCGTCGTCAACATTGACGgacgtaaagtagccaaatacaAGTTCTTCCCCATATGGAAAGCAAAATAAAtatgtgagtatgaaggtactcgtaagacttaattcatagtgggcacttataaataactcgactccaaggagaatgtaTTTTTGGGTAAAGTAGCAAGGACTCGACCACAAAGGGTTAAATGACATTTACTATGCGAAAGCGatttggactcaagtgtaagcaccTACGCCTAAATTAACATACTTGTACCAACATAACATAGTTGTACTTGAATCGTAGCAAGTTATCATTAATATCACCATCCACTAACCATCATACCACAATAACATCCCAATATTGAAtctctacgattgatgcggaTGGATAATAGCTTgttcataaccgagagcgcgataatttgaattaattttacaccctgcagggagtACCTCTTTACCCATacaacacgaggaccattcgactTGCGCCACCCGCTAAAatgcacacaagagggtactcatgacaactTTTCCCAATTGAGCCCTGACCGTTTGAACATATACATATAGGTGCGGAGGTTCACTAGGGCTACTCTCGGAGCACCCCAGTTATGCCTAAAGGTGTGGAGataactagaactactcccaagCAAACGATGGCTCACTCGgatcttgtctcatcctcactgaCTCACACATCCCATCATCATCTTTGTGCAATagaagtaagccctaagctcgcgaacgataGTTGAATCATCGCTCGACTTACACTGATGACCTAAGACTTGCTAAGCATAACGTATTCGTTTTAGGTTAGACCTTTTAGAGCTATGCCCTtggttacaaaggatcaaggGACAACAATACCAAGGAAAGGAAATGCAACAAATATGATCTACTCACAAAACTAACGTACGTCTTATTGACAATGcaatatacataaagcataatttatcacttGACACAATATAGAATCCAAAATAATGGGATGAAaatgcttatatgcttgccttAGTGCTCAGCTTGATCGCAATCCACAACAACGAAATTCGGATCGCCCTCGATCACACCCACGTTACCCTCCCGTCTtatgttcact
The sequence above is drawn from the Phragmites australis chromosome 10, lpPhrAust1.1, whole genome shotgun sequence genome and encodes:
- the LOC133931274 gene encoding hydrophobic protein LTI6A-like; translation: MSSGGCSTCLEVIFAVVLPPLGVFFRYGCCSPEFFISLVLTVLGYVPGIIYSLWVILRTPPEPPGIDGDRPYDMLA